In one Oryza glaberrima chromosome 2, OglaRS2, whole genome shotgun sequence genomic region, the following are encoded:
- the LOC127761580 gene encoding uncharacterized protein LOC127761580 has product MVQWWEEWQLRVLVLTSLFLQCFLFFSAPFRKHRIPAILRASIWLAYLGSDAVAIYGLAAIFSRHGGAATGDMSSSMLEVLWAPIFLIHLAGAQDSITAYDAAEDNALWARRAVAMSSQAAVAVYVFCRSWSGGKVRARCPVALFVAGFLKMGRTLWALRRASATRIAAVARKTAAADLSISLYLQRASKHAIEATRNRNNIQTNDDEDDDGDERQLDVPHSVLDNQNEFMELFIDFPAPYTRRLSHLWSFLQLEPYDAYCKLFNLVDYAFQIFYTSRNAAYPITGRFIRSIFLVLGMMAMGGIEELDRNKDGFDTNDVKVTYILLWSAFFVEFTNLIPLAHQKWPMCKLAPQMKRTIAQFNLIGFTARSRWSTKMDWIATLLRCNNQHWYYGEHSSWTEKVVDLIREDLRCGWVEDDLRSAAAYRRFNDRRGQWTLWREQCYGEMGWSVAKLPFDEAVLVWHVATDICLHCTEYINISSSPVAGADKITAVMKISNYMMYLLAFQPDMLMPGTRQSLFTAARHEIAHTLRHQGRHQQQLSGRDLVRCLAAGDDDEYSTPATEGQDRAGSRLLKRRGGGGGHLAHARRLAGAMMKLDAGKRLRVIGGVWVEMICYSASRCSGSLHLKSLGVGGGEFLTVVWFLLHWMGMEVLADKLHRPELAGDDPDAVGV; this is encoded by the exons ATGGTGCAGTGGTGGGAAGAATGGCAGCTCCGCGTGCTCGTTCTCACCAGCCTCTTCCTCCAatgcttcctcttcttctcggCCCCCTTCCGCAAGCACCGGATCCCGGCGATCCTCAGGGCATCCATCTGGCTGGCCTACCTCGGCAGCGACGCCGTGGCGATCtacggcctcgccgccatcttCAGCCGCCATGGGGGTGCGGCAACGGGAGATATGTCTTCTTCCATGCTGGAGGTGCTGTGGGCTCCCATCTTCCTGATCCACCTCGCCGGGGCGCAGGACAGCATAACCGCGTACGACGCCGCCGAGGACAACGCGCTGTgggcgcggcgcgcggtggccaTGTCGTCCCAGGCCGCGGTGGCGGTCTACGTGTTCTGCAGGTCATGGTCCGGCGGGAAGGTGCGGGCGCGCTGCCCGGTGGCGCTGTTCGTCGCCGGGTTCCTCAAGATGGGTCGCACGCTCTGGGCTCTGCGGCGAGCCAGCGCTACGAGGATAGCAGCCGTCGCccggaagacggcggcggccgactTGTCGATATCGTTATACCTGCAGCGGGCGAGTAAACACGCCATCGAAGCCACCAGGAACAGGAACAATATCCAGACcaacgacgacgaagacgacgacggcgatgagcGGCAGCTGGACGTGCCGCACTCTGTGCTCGACAATCAGAACGAATTCATGGAGCTCTTCATTGATTTCCCAGCTCCCTACACTCGCCGGCTTAGCCACCTCTGGTCATTCCTGCAGCTCGAACCCTACGATGCCTACTGCAAGCTTTTCAACCTCGTGGATTATGCATTCCAGATTTTCTACACCAGCAGAAACGCCGCCTACCCCATCACCGGCCGCTTCATCCGTAGCATCTTCCTCGTGCTGGGCATGATGGCCATGGGAGGCATTGAGGAGCTTGACAGAAACAAGGACGGGTTTGACACGAACGATGTCAAGGTAACCTACATCCTTTTGTGGTCTGCATTCTTTGTGGAATTCACTAACCTGATTCCGCTGGCCCACCAAAAGTGGCCGATGTGCAAGCTAGCACCACAAATGAAACGCACTATTGCGCAGTTCAACCTCATTGGCTTCACTGCCCGCAGCCGATGGTCAACGAAAATGGATT GGATAGCCACGTTGTTAAGATGCAACAACCAGCACTGGTATTATGGTGAGCATAGTTCGTGGACTGAAAAAGTCGTAGATCTCATCCGCGAGGACCTGAGATGTGGGTGGGTGGAGGATGATCTGCGCAGTGCCGCCGCCTACCGGAGATTCAATGACCGAAGAGGCCAGTGGACTCTCTGGCGGGAGCAGTGCTACGGAGAGATGGGATGGAGCGTGGCCAAGCTGCCGTTCGACGAGGCCGTCCTCGTCTGGCACGTCGCCACGGACATATGCCTCCACTGCACGGAGTACATCAATATCTCATCGTCACCGGTTGCCGGCGCCGACAAGATCACCGCCGTAATGAAGATATCCAACTACATGATGTACCTGCTGGCGTTCCAGCCAGACATGCTGATGCCCGGCACCAGACAAAGCCTGTTCACGGCCGCCCGCCATGAGATCGCGCACACCTTGAGACACCAGGGGCGGCACCAGCAGCAGCTTAGCGGGAGAGACCTTGTGCGATGTCTCGCcgctggcgacgacgacgagtactCCACGCCGGCCACGGAGGGGCAAGACAGAGCTGGCAGCAGGCTTCtcaagaggagaggaggaggaggaggccatctAGCGCACGcacggcggctcgccggcgcgATGATGAAGCTGGATGCCGGCAAGAGGCTGAGGGTGATCGGTGGGGTGTGGGTGGAG